One Hugenholtzia roseola DSM 9546 genomic window carries:
- the trpA gene encoding tryptophan synthase subunit alpha, which produces MNATGTYLALHREALAIYFTADFPKKGDTTSLILALQAAGADLIEVGLPFSDPLADGVVIQQSSQKALANGFEMQALFAELKALRPQVRVPLVLMGYFNTVLAYNVSRFLADCNQAGIDTVILPDLPLEVYQDEYRALFEAQGVSLAFLITPQTARERVDLMVENSHAFLYVVADNSITGKSSGLSEAQKAYFERVKGWNLPLPTLIGFGIAEAQSFQTACQYANGAIVGSAFIKKLEQAEQEGQDLNQTVQDFVKNLKAKPVLS; this is translated from the coding sequence ATGAACGCAACAGGAACTTATTTAGCACTTCACAGAGAGGCATTGGCGATTTATTTTACCGCCGATTTCCCTAAAAAAGGCGATACTACCTCCCTCATTTTGGCATTACAAGCGGCAGGGGCAGACCTTATCGAAGTAGGGCTGCCTTTTTCCGACCCCTTAGCCGACGGCGTTGTTATCCAGCAGAGCAGCCAAAAAGCCTTAGCCAACGGCTTCGAGATGCAGGCTCTTTTTGCAGAATTGAAGGCTTTGCGCCCCCAAGTGCGCGTGCCTTTGGTCTTGATGGGCTATTTCAATACCGTTTTAGCATATAACGTAAGCCGCTTTTTAGCCGACTGTAACCAAGCGGGCATCGATACGGTTATTTTACCCGACCTGCCTTTGGAGGTCTATCAAGACGAGTATCGCGCTCTTTTCGAGGCGCAAGGCGTTTCGCTTGCCTTTCTTATCACACCACAGACGGCACGCGAGCGCGTAGATTTGATGGTAGAAAATAGCCACGCTTTTCTCTATGTCGTAGCCGATAATAGCATTACGGGCAAAAGCAGTGGGCTTTCGGAAGCGCAAAAAGCCTATTTCGAGCGGGTAAAAGGTTGGAATTTGCCCCTGCCTACCCTTATTGGGTTTGGCATTGCAGAGGCACAAAGTTTCCAAACCGCCTGCCAATATGCCAATGGTGCGATTGTAGGTTCGGCGTTTATCAAAAAATTAGAGCAGGCAGAGCAAGAAGGGCAAGATTTAAACCAAACAGTGCAAGATTTTGTCAAAAATCTGAAAGCGAAACCTGTTTTAAGCTAA